From the Chitinophaga lutea genome, one window contains:
- a CDS encoding formylglycine-generating enzyme family protein, translating to MRVFQWVIGGTLLLAQPACQQASTGKGNQQADSVATRAGGDTTAGMVLIKGGSFEMGSEEFPDSRPVHRVTVGDFWMDEHEVTNAQFAAFVKATGYQTVSELPLDPADYPDVPKEKLVPSSAVFTPPPQPVPLDNPLQWWAYVPGANWQHPFGSGSSIAGKDNEPVVHISYKDAAAYAKWAGKRLPTEAEWEYAARAGGRQTKFYWGEELKPGGKWPANIFQGNFPSGNTNEDGYTGVSPVKTFPPNAFGLYDMDGNVWEWCEDFYRPDYYQHSDTLNPKGPPDSFDPDEPGAVKRVQRGGSFLCSDQYCIRYRAGSRGKGEITSASNNLGFRCVKDK from the coding sequence ATGCGTGTATTTCAATGGGTCATAGGAGGAACGCTGCTGCTGGCGCAACCAGCCTGCCAGCAAGCTTCCACAGGCAAAGGCAATCAACAGGCGGATTCGGTGGCCACAAGGGCCGGCGGCGATACTACGGCCGGTATGGTGCTGATCAAAGGCGGCAGTTTTGAGATGGGCTCGGAAGAGTTCCCGGACAGTCGCCCGGTGCATCGCGTCACCGTAGGCGATTTCTGGATGGACGAGCATGAAGTGACGAACGCACAATTCGCCGCCTTCGTGAAAGCCACCGGCTATCAGACAGTTTCCGAACTGCCCCTAGACCCGGCCGATTATCCCGATGTGCCGAAAGAAAAACTGGTGCCTTCGTCGGCCGTATTCACCCCGCCGCCACAGCCCGTGCCGCTCGACAACCCGCTGCAATGGTGGGCGTACGTGCCCGGGGCCAACTGGCAGCATCCGTTCGGGAGCGGCAGCAGCATCGCCGGAAAAGATAACGAGCCCGTGGTGCACATCAGTTATAAAGACGCCGCCGCGTACGCGAAGTGGGCCGGCAAAAGGCTGCCCACCGAAGCCGAATGGGAATACGCCGCCCGCGCCGGCGGCCGGCAAACGAAGTTCTACTGGGGCGAAGAACTGAAACCCGGCGGCAAATGGCCGGCGAATATTTTCCAGGGGAACTTCCCTTCCGGCAATACCAACGAAGACGGCTACACCGGCGTATCGCCCGTAAAAACTTTCCCGCCCAACGCGTTCGGCCTCTACGATATGGACGGCAACGTATGGGAATGGTGCGAGGATTTTTACCGTCCCGATTATTACCAGCACAGCGATACCCTCAACCCGAAAGGCCCGCCCGACAGTTTCGACCCCGACGAACCCGGCGCGGTGAAGCGGGTACAGCGAGGCGGTTCATTTTTGTGCAGCGACCAGTACTGCATCCGCTACCGTGCAGGCAGCCGGGGTAAAGGTGAGATCACCAGCGCCAGTAACAACCTGGGTTTCCGGTGTGTGAAGGATAAATAA
- a CDS encoding DUF3592 domain-containing protein, with protein MWYTILLILGLTLLTLSFFTFRRSLIFLRNCERVTGTVTELQVVRDSEGDCFRPVFKFRASNDVEFLYTHSTASDPPAFTVGDKAEIVFKPGEPESAELLTYMAVFRPTVFLVAAGLPMAVVGAGYYLSGMLF; from the coding sequence ATGTGGTACACCATTTTACTGATATTGGGATTAACCCTGTTAACCTTGTCTTTCTTTACGTTCAGGCGATCATTGATTTTCCTGCGTAACTGTGAGAGAGTGACCGGCACCGTAACGGAGCTGCAGGTGGTGAGGGATTCCGAAGGCGATTGTTTCCGGCCGGTATTCAAGTTCAGGGCCAGCAACGACGTGGAATTCCTGTACACGCATTCCACCGCCAGTGATCCGCCGGCATTTACCGTCGGGGATAAAGCGGAAATCGTGTTCAAACCCGGCGAGCCGGAGTCTGCGGAACTACTGACCTATATGGCGGTTTTCAGGCCAACGGTTTTCCTCGTGGCAGCGGGTTTGCCGATGGCGGTGGTGGGAGCGGGGTATTACCTCTCCGGCATGCTCTTTTAA
- a CDS encoding sterol desaturase family protein: MSTKLVDCYMTNLNWIALSIGGFLFFIGLEYVISRRTGKNYFQFAESIANLNIGVAERLLDIFVTGLFYFFFDYIYRNFALWHFEPKWYTWFLLFLATDFVWYWYHRLAHEVNILWAAHVVHHQSEDFNYTVSARITVFQAAARSLFWAVLPLAGFPPAMITSLLLVHGLYPFFIHTQTIGKLGILEYFMVTPSHHRVHHSSNEAYLDKNYGDVLIIWDKMFGTFTPERDEEPCVYGLTKPLKSHSFLWQQFHFMLELLTAFRRAVSWKARWKVVFGKPDDIDPEIRGQLEEVWLRKTKVRKQTKFQRIYIIIQTIISISLLFVATLLEAYIPVGLNVFIVLFILISLVNTGAILEQKKWFFYLEYARMMLIAVTFLIYFPHLYVFASVLLFAGLLTFYFSRIEKSLHRLLFQRTR; encoded by the coding sequence TTGTCTACAAAACTAGTAGACTGTTATATGACCAACCTGAACTGGATAGCTTTATCAATCGGCGGATTCCTGTTTTTCATTGGCCTGGAATATGTGATTTCCCGCAGAACGGGTAAAAATTACTTCCAGTTCGCCGAGTCAATAGCCAACCTGAACATCGGCGTCGCGGAACGCCTGCTGGATATTTTCGTGACGGGGCTGTTCTACTTTTTCTTTGATTACATCTACCGGAACTTTGCCCTCTGGCATTTTGAGCCGAAGTGGTACACCTGGTTCCTGCTTTTCCTGGCCACTGATTTCGTGTGGTACTGGTACCACCGCCTCGCCCACGAAGTGAACATCCTCTGGGCCGCGCACGTGGTGCATCACCAGAGCGAAGATTTTAACTACACCGTATCTGCAAGAATAACCGTTTTCCAGGCAGCGGCCCGCTCCCTTTTCTGGGCCGTGCTGCCCCTGGCGGGTTTCCCGCCGGCCATGATCACCTCGTTACTGCTGGTGCATGGGCTCTATCCATTTTTCATCCATACCCAAACCATCGGCAAACTGGGCATCCTGGAGTATTTTATGGTAACGCCCTCGCACCACCGGGTGCATCACAGTTCCAACGAGGCGTACCTCGACAAAAACTACGGCGACGTGCTCATCATCTGGGACAAGATGTTCGGCACCTTCACGCCGGAGCGCGATGAAGAGCCCTGTGTGTACGGCCTTACCAAACCGCTGAAGAGCCACAGTTTCCTCTGGCAACAGTTTCATTTTATGCTCGAGCTGCTGACGGCGTTCAGAAGAGCGGTAAGCTGGAAAGCGAGGTGGAAGGTTGTTTTCGGGAAACCGGACGATATCGATCCGGAGATCAGGGGACAACTGGAAGAAGTATGGCTGCGGAAAACAAAGGTGCGCAAACAGACGAAGTTCCAGCGCATCTATATCATCATCCAGACCATCATCAGCATCAGTCTGCTGTTCGTGGCCACGCTGCTGGAAGCATACATCCCGGTGGGCCTGAATGTGTTCATTGTATTATTCATTCTCATCAGCCTCGTCAACACCGGCGCCATCCTCGAGCAGAAGAAATGGTTCTTTTACCTCGAATACGCCCGCATGATGCTGATCGCCGTTACATTCCTGATCTACTTCCCGCACCTGTACGTATTTGCCAGTGTGCTGCTGTTCGCAGGACTGCTGACGTTCTATTTTTCCCGCATCGAAAAGTCACTGCACCGCCTGCTCTTTCAAAGGACCCGATGA
- a CDS encoding WD40/YVTN/BNR-like repeat-containing protein, with the protein MTSEKKTGWNIVKTAGVDTENASLDFMIVNKSYQLILGSKYTDSDIVSRRFNNYDACIYRSENNGKNWTRKTIGKGKFTSYTVGNNRVFVALGINTKNETALFNDSAKIYCSMDEGRSWKEIAAYKDCHIKSIFIAEDSSVYILGIGKNDNYWILRRTANNGITWSEEMKVLIDYGTLVFFNKALWCINESTKKLIRLSLSDGRVDSFGFPERDFKPLFVRQNMESVLVIGELTQTPMVYKFGDGKFETIMQYGDKNKYPVDLFSYRNQLVLLLGERAGLGVQYYLYWKNELTNAWSAEEMPAKYFKPYAFYEDSFWGYNGGHLYQKTFQ; encoded by the coding sequence ATGACTAGTGAGAAAAAAACAGGATGGAATATTGTAAAAACAGCAGGGGTTGACACGGAGAATGCGTCTCTTGATTTTATGATAGTTAATAAGTCGTACCAACTAATACTTGGTTCGAAGTATACCGATAGTGATATCGTCAGCAGGCGATTCAATAATTATGATGCCTGCATCTATCGCTCAGAGAACAATGGTAAAAATTGGACGAGAAAAACAATAGGAAAAGGAAAGTTTACAAGCTACACAGTCGGAAACAATCGAGTTTTTGTTGCATTGGGAATTAATACCAAGAATGAAACCGCATTATTTAATGATTCCGCGAAGATTTATTGTTCTATGGATGAAGGACGTAGTTGGAAGGAAATAGCCGCTTATAAAGATTGTCATATAAAAAGTATTTTCATTGCAGAAGATAGTTCTGTTTATATATTAGGGATAGGAAAAAACGATAATTATTGGATATTGCGGAGAACTGCGAATAATGGTATTACCTGGTCGGAAGAAATGAAAGTGTTGATTGACTATGGAACACTAGTTTTTTTCAACAAAGCTTTATGGTGTATTAATGAATCAACAAAAAAATTGATACGGTTATCACTGTCGGATGGTAGAGTGGATAGCTTCGGTTTTCCTGAAAGAGACTTTAAACCACTGTTTGTTCGCCAAAATATGGAAAGTGTACTCGTAATAGGTGAATTAACCCAGACACCAATGGTATATAAGTTTGGTGACGGTAAATTCGAGACAATTATGCAATATGGTGATAAGAATAAATACCCTGTTGATTTATTTTCTTATCGAAACCAATTGGTATTGCTGTTGGGCGAACGCGCCGGGCTCGGTGTCCAGTATTACTTGTATTGGAAAAATGAGCTTACCAATGCTTGGTCTGCGGAGGAGATGCCCGCTAAATATTTTAAACCATATGCATTTTATGAAGATAGTTTTTGGGGGTACAATGGTGGGCATCTTTATCAAAAAACTTTCCAATAG
- a CDS encoding glycoside hydrolase family 31 protein — MQVATTSGKYSVKHYPDKIQSWKKEGNYFYFYTSETILELRVISDKIVRFRYAADGTFQRDFSYGVSEKLEESPEYFDMREWPDSFEIITTAIRVFVARENLRITITDIEGRIINQDETGFHWQYYLQKGGKIVYCTKLVQEGEAFYGLGDKPTDLNLRGKRLENFGTDAYGYAKDTDPLYRNIPFYYGLHNGIGYGIFFDNTFRTLYDFGKERDDVSSFWARGGEMNYYFIYGPELLKVAESYARITGTAELPPLWALGYHQCRWSYFPDTRVKEIGQEFRKRGIPCDALYLDIDYMEGFRCFTWSKERFPDPKGLLRELSADGFKTVVIIDPGIKVDPEYPIYQELVQKGYACKRADGAPMEGDVWPGKCVFPDFTDPKVREWWAGLFRSLAENGVRGVWNDMNEPAVFELGTFPEDVRHDYDGENVSHRKAHNVYGHLMSKATATGLKRHLMPNRPFVITRSAYAGTQRWSSVWTGDNIASWEHLWLASVQCQRLAVSGLSFAGSDIGGFIGEPDGELYTRWIQLGTFHPLMRTHSASNETGFDQEPWSFGPEFEAVVKSFIQLRYRLLPYLYTTFWQYAAYGTPMLRPLAFVAQHDENTHDLNHEFMMGDSLLISHVSEAGMKEKSVYLPEGTWYYYFSDERFTGGQSVTVPTPLAEMPLFVKGGAVVPQYPDLQYVGEKKIMEMILQVYYGEGTTHSILYEDAGDHYAYKTGQYNLVRFKQSSEPAQFRLKKKFVGKFEADYTHHRLRIHGLPFAPKEYVVDGGEVRPLLPEHLKGNVVEIALERKFEEIVIR, encoded by the coding sequence ATGCAAGTGGCAACAACATCGGGTAAATACTCGGTAAAACATTACCCGGACAAGATTCAGTCGTGGAAGAAGGAAGGAAATTATTTCTATTTCTATACCTCAGAGACCATACTTGAACTGCGGGTCATTTCAGATAAGATTGTGCGTTTCCGGTATGCGGCAGACGGCACTTTTCAGCGGGATTTTTCCTACGGCGTGAGCGAGAAACTGGAAGAGTCACCGGAGTATTTCGACATGCGCGAATGGCCTGACTCCTTCGAGATCATCACCACCGCCATCCGGGTGTTCGTAGCCCGCGAAAACCTCCGGATCACCATTACAGACATCGAAGGCCGTATCATCAACCAGGACGAAACCGGCTTTCACTGGCAATATTACCTGCAGAAAGGTGGCAAAATCGTGTACTGTACCAAACTGGTGCAGGAAGGCGAAGCGTTCTACGGGCTGGGCGACAAACCCACCGACCTGAACCTGCGGGGCAAACGGCTCGAAAACTTCGGTACCGATGCCTACGGCTACGCCAAAGACACCGATCCCCTCTACCGCAACATCCCCTTCTACTACGGTTTGCACAACGGTATCGGTTACGGTATCTTTTTCGATAATACCTTCCGTACCCTGTACGACTTCGGCAAGGAACGCGACGATGTGAGCAGCTTCTGGGCGCGGGGCGGCGAAATGAACTACTATTTCATTTACGGCCCCGAACTGCTGAAAGTGGCCGAATCCTACGCCCGCATCACCGGTACGGCCGAACTGCCCCCTCTCTGGGCCCTCGGCTACCACCAGTGCCGCTGGAGTTATTTCCCCGATACAAGAGTCAAAGAAATCGGCCAGGAATTCAGGAAACGCGGCATTCCCTGCGACGCCCTGTATCTCGACATCGACTATATGGAAGGTTTCCGCTGCTTCACCTGGAGCAAGGAACGTTTCCCCGATCCGAAAGGGCTGCTGCGGGAATTGTCCGCCGACGGCTTCAAAACCGTGGTGATCATCGACCCCGGCATCAAGGTAGACCCCGAATATCCCATCTACCAGGAACTGGTGCAGAAAGGATACGCCTGTAAAAGGGCCGACGGGGCGCCCATGGAGGGCGACGTATGGCCCGGTAAATGCGTGTTCCCCGACTTCACCGATCCCAAGGTACGCGAATGGTGGGCCGGGCTGTTCCGCAGCCTCGCCGAAAACGGCGTGCGTGGCGTTTGGAACGACATGAACGAGCCCGCCGTGTTCGAGCTCGGCACCTTCCCTGAAGACGTGCGCCACGATTACGACGGCGAAAACGTGAGCCACCGCAAGGCGCATAATGTATACGGCCACCTGATGAGCAAGGCCACCGCCACCGGCCTGAAAAGGCACCTGATGCCCAACCGGCCGTTCGTGATCACCCGCTCCGCCTATGCCGGCACCCAGCGCTGGAGCTCCGTATGGACGGGCGACAACATCGCATCCTGGGAACATCTCTGGCTCGCATCCGTACAATGCCAGCGGCTGGCCGTTTCCGGCCTTTCTTTCGCAGGCAGCGACATCGGCGGTTTCATCGGCGAGCCCGACGGCGAGCTGTACACCCGCTGGATCCAGCTGGGCACTTTCCACCCGCTGATGCGCACCCACTCCGCCAGCAACGAAACCGGCTTCGACCAGGAACCCTGGAGCTTCGGCCCCGAGTTCGAAGCCGTGGTAAAATCGTTTATCCAGCTCCGTTACCGGCTGCTGCCCTACCTCTACACCACCTTCTGGCAATACGCCGCCTACGGCACGCCCATGCTGCGCCCGCTTGCTTTCGTGGCCCAGCACGACGAAAACACCCACGACCTCAACCACGAGTTCATGATGGGCGACAGCCTGCTGATCAGCCATGTGAGCGAGGCCGGGATGAAAGAAAAATCCGTGTACCTGCCCGAAGGCACCTGGTACTATTACTTCAGCGACGAGCGCTTCACCGGCGGGCAGTCCGTTACCGTACCCACGCCGCTGGCCGAAATGCCGCTGTTCGTGAAAGGCGGCGCAGTAGTACCCCAGTACCCTGACCTGCAATATGTAGGCGAGAAAAAGATCATGGAAATGATCCTCCAGGTGTACTACGGCGAAGGCACCACCCACAGCATCCTCTACGAAGACGCCGGCGATCACTACGCCTACAAAACCGGCCAGTACAACCTGGTGCGCTTCAAACAAAGCTCCGAGCCCGCACAGTTCAGGCTGAAGAAAAAGTTCGTGGGCAAGTTCGAAGCCGACTACACCCACCACCGCCTACGCATACACGGCCTGCCTTTTGCGCCGAAAGAATACGTGGTGGACGGCGGTGAGGTGAGGCCCCTCCTACCCGAACACCTGAAAGGGAATGTGGTGGAGATCGCGCTGGAACGGAAGTTTGAAGAGATCGTTATCCGGTAG
- a CDS encoding WD40/YVTN/BNR-like repeat-containing protein: MKWILALLLPFLAGQALAQTPYRLRALTDAPITSIRGLSVVDDAVLWVSGTGGKAGRSLNGGKTWEWFTIPGCDTCDFRDVEAFSADKAIVMGIAEPARIYLTTDGGGTWKQVYFNAAKGMFLDGMDFQSGKAGVAVGDPIGGRFTLIRTANGGDSWQPFEGPAAGEGEAIFAASGTTLRALPGGDYAFSSGGAQSRFFRYSKGKWNIYTIPAIQGQASTGIFSFAFRDARYGVAVGGDYLRMKETRQNCVITADGGRTWQAPQQAPGGYRSAVEFIDAQRLVATGPTGTDLSTDGGQTWNLLSTDGFHAARRAKKGKLIYLAGSKGRIAVLEPVQ; the protein is encoded by the coding sequence ATGAAATGGATATTGGCTCTTTTACTCCCTTTTTTGGCCGGCCAGGCCCTGGCGCAGACGCCTTACCGCCTCCGTGCCCTTACTGATGCACCCATTACCAGCATCCGCGGGCTGAGCGTGGTAGACGACGCCGTGCTCTGGGTATCGGGCACCGGCGGTAAAGCCGGCAGAAGCCTCAACGGGGGCAAAACCTGGGAATGGTTCACCATCCCCGGCTGCGACACCTGCGATTTCAGGGACGTGGAAGCCTTCAGCGCCGATAAAGCCATTGTGATGGGCATCGCCGAGCCCGCGCGTATCTATCTCACCACAGACGGCGGCGGCACCTGGAAACAGGTGTATTTCAACGCCGCCAAAGGCATGTTCCTCGACGGGATGGACTTCCAGTCCGGCAAAGCCGGCGTGGCCGTGGGCGACCCCATCGGGGGCCGTTTCACGCTCATCCGCACCGCCAACGGCGGCGACAGCTGGCAGCCCTTCGAAGGACCGGCCGCAGGCGAAGGCGAGGCCATTTTTGCCGCCAGCGGCACCACGTTGCGTGCGCTCCCCGGTGGCGACTATGCCTTCAGCAGCGGCGGGGCGCAAAGCCGGTTTTTCCGCTACAGCAAGGGCAAATGGAACATTTACACCATTCCCGCCATCCAGGGGCAGGCCAGCACGGGAATTTTCTCCTTCGCTTTCCGCGACGCGCGGTATGGGGTGGCCGTGGGGGGTGATTACCTCCGGATGAAAGAAACCCGGCAGAACTGCGTGATCACCGCCGACGGGGGCCGCACCTGGCAAGCGCCGCAGCAGGCGCCCGGCGGGTACCGATCCGCCGTGGAATTCATCGACGCGCAGCGGCTCGTGGCTACCGGCCCCACCGGTACCGATCTTTCCACGGACGGCGGCCAGACCTGGAATCTGCTGTCGACAGACGGATTTCACGCCGCCCGCAGGGCGAAAAAAGGAAAATTGATATATTTGGCGGGCAGTAAGGGTCGGATCGCAGTGCTGGAACCAGTTCAATAA
- a CDS encoding ligand-binding sensor domain-containing protein translates to MRPTFHQTIILTLWFLAILVPASAQERTYNFDSYGVENGLSQSSISGVIQDEEGFLWISTFDGINRFDGYVFNEYRYSPAGPGVDPGTMEERVLYSSVSQQGRAMIKSFGLLGTRSYSFYRDSRAQLLLAHNLGISLYDRYKNNFRHVFVDTAYINEAERDFIPKFQILGEDQATQTLWVWRPLKGLYVLDNITYELKKTILYPPAFTSKKLRPVAITKHENNIWMVFEKEQLVKMDIHTARLTTYCLPTLSDKPIIKILNSDSLLLASSGHITIFDTKRNKYTDLPYQRFNELQEPFLPTAVELDDRGNAWIGGNDGVLVYNIGSHEITNHITSFNTFETNSFNKIICLFRDRNDNMWVGTDGDGLKKYAPNKKVFSLYRSPRISHNVVKAVYKHDDGRLYVGLLHDGLDIYERGGKYLKRISNELTPEKFPANNLHSICREDYGNLWFHFVRGSIGLFDVRTEQFKDLTPRVQALGLPPQEDIYPFVSKRPNGETYFNYGEYLLMFSEAEKGYKAAIVHRFLNEQLTCFFEDFWGNQYVGTKAHLYWRKADRSIWEMIPLPLKNLEIKSINKNAHKQLLLATNKGLLILDDQYRKKEHYNSFDYKGMPSDYVYAVLLDDKDGIWVSHNRGITQIRQNTNNLVTYNFEDGLQSNEFNTGAYFKSMDGELFFGGVRGVTGFYPRNFKNNPHMPKVIIKRLEVLDKPFKSDTAISLVRTVELPYNQNTIAIEYVPLEFTNPLKNKVQYMLEGVDEDWLMAGNQSVARYTNLRPGNYTFKVKACNNDEVWNMEPTTLQIIIKIPFWQSLWFRFLLLLLILGIAYYFSALYLDYKIRNEKLKLEKEQAVDQERARISSDMHDDLGSGLSTIRLLSEIAKRKIKEPGQTKEIERISEAAGELVDKMSEIIWAMNSSNDSLANLIAYMRSFAADFLEHAHIEHHFIIPDNIPNVKLSGGTRRHIYLAVKESLHNVVKHSKATEVIIEVKVFKNMTIMIKDNGKGFDPEKVRLFGNGLKNIEKRMQQVGGQADIISQNGTTVFLDIPLN, encoded by the coding sequence ATGCGCCCGACATTTCATCAGACCATCATCCTCACCCTATGGTTCCTCGCCATTCTTGTACCCGCCTCCGCGCAGGAACGGACCTATAACTTTGATTCTTACGGGGTTGAAAACGGCCTGTCGCAAAGCAGCATCAGCGGTGTGATACAGGACGAGGAGGGATTTCTCTGGATATCGACGTTCGACGGCATCAACCGCTTCGACGGGTACGTGTTCAACGAATACCGGTACAGCCCGGCGGGCCCCGGCGTAGACCCGGGCACCATGGAAGAACGGGTGCTGTACAGCTCGGTATCGCAGCAGGGCCGCGCAATGATCAAGAGTTTCGGCCTGCTGGGCACCCGCAGCTATTCCTTTTACCGCGATTCGCGGGCGCAGCTGCTGCTGGCGCATAACCTGGGCATCAGCCTGTACGACCGATACAAAAACAATTTCCGGCACGTATTCGTGGATACGGCGTATATCAACGAGGCGGAAAGGGATTTTATCCCGAAATTCCAGATACTGGGGGAAGACCAGGCCACGCAGACCCTCTGGGTGTGGCGGCCGCTGAAAGGGCTGTATGTGCTCGACAATATCACTTACGAACTGAAAAAGACCATCCTGTACCCGCCGGCCTTCACGAGCAAAAAGCTGCGCCCGGTGGCCATCACCAAACACGAAAACAATATCTGGATGGTGTTTGAAAAGGAGCAGCTGGTGAAAATGGACATCCACACCGCCCGCCTCACCACCTATTGCCTGCCTACCTTGTCAGACAAGCCCATCATCAAAATACTGAACTCCGATTCCCTGCTGCTGGCCAGCAGCGGGCATATCACCATTTTCGACACGAAGCGGAACAAATACACCGACCTGCCGTACCAGCGCTTCAACGAGCTGCAAGAGCCTTTCCTGCCCACCGCCGTGGAGCTGGACGACCGCGGCAACGCCTGGATAGGGGGGAACGACGGGGTGCTGGTGTACAACATCGGCAGCCACGAGATCACCAACCATATCACGAGCTTCAACACGTTCGAGACCAACTCGTTCAACAAGATCATCTGCCTGTTCCGCGACCGGAACGATAACATGTGGGTGGGCACCGACGGCGACGGGCTGAAGAAATATGCGCCCAACAAAAAGGTGTTTTCGCTCTACCGCTCGCCGCGCATCTCCCACAACGTGGTGAAAGCCGTGTACAAACACGACGACGGCCGCCTGTATGTGGGGCTGCTGCACGACGGGCTGGATATCTACGAAAGGGGCGGCAAATACCTCAAGCGCATCTCCAACGAGCTTACGCCGGAGAAATTCCCTGCCAACAACCTGCACAGCATCTGCCGCGAAGATTACGGCAACCTCTGGTTCCACTTCGTCAGGGGCAGCATCGGGCTGTTCGACGTGAGAACGGAACAGTTCAAAGACCTCACCCCGCGGGTGCAGGCGCTGGGCCTGCCGCCGCAGGAAGACATCTATCCCTTCGTGAGCAAACGCCCCAACGGCGAAACTTATTTCAACTATGGTGAGTACCTGCTCATGTTCTCCGAAGCGGAAAAAGGCTACAAGGCCGCCATCGTGCACCGCTTCCTCAACGAACAGCTCACCTGCTTTTTCGAGGACTTCTGGGGCAACCAGTACGTCGGCACCAAAGCGCACCTGTACTGGCGCAAAGCCGACCGGAGCATCTGGGAGATGATCCCCCTGCCGCTGAAAAACCTGGAGATCAAGTCGATCAACAAAAACGCGCACAAACAGCTGTTGCTGGCCACCAATAAAGGGCTGCTGATCCTCGACGACCAGTACCGCAAAAAAGAGCATTACAACAGTTTCGATTACAAAGGCATGCCGAGCGATTATGTGTACGCCGTGCTGCTCGACGATAAAGACGGCATCTGGGTGAGCCACAACAGGGGCATCACCCAAATCCGCCAGAACACCAATAACCTGGTGACGTACAATTTCGAGGACGGGCTGCAGTCGAACGAATTCAATACCGGCGCCTATTTCAAGTCGATGGATGGCGAGCTGTTTTTCGGCGGGGTGCGTGGGGTAACGGGTTTTTATCCCCGTAACTTCAAAAACAACCCCCATATGCCGAAGGTGATCATCAAGCGGCTGGAGGTGCTCGACAAACCGTTCAAGTCCGATACGGCCATTTCGCTGGTCAGGACGGTGGAACTGCCGTACAACCAGAATACGATCGCCATCGAATACGTGCCGCTGGAGTTCACCAACCCGCTCAAGAATAAGGTGCAGTACATGCTGGAGGGGGTGGATGAAGACTGGCTGATGGCCGGTAACCAGAGCGTGGCGAGGTATACCAACCTGCGGCCCGGCAACTATACGTTCAAGGTAAAAGCCTGCAATAACGATGAGGTCTGGAATATGGAGCCCACCACGTTGCAGATCATCATCAAGATACCCTTCTGGCAGTCGCTCTGGTTCCGCTTCTTACTGCTGTTATTAATCCTCGGCATCGCGTATTATTTCTCCGCGTTGTATCTCGATTATAAAATCAGGAACGAAAAGCTGAAGCTGGAGAAAGAACAGGCGGTAGACCAGGAGCGGGCCCGTATTTCGAGCGACATGCACGACGACCTGGGATCCGGGCTGTCGACCATCCGCCTGCTCAGCGAGATCGCCAAGCGGAAGATCAAGGAGCCGGGGCAGACCAAGGAGATTGAACGTATTTCCGAGGCGGCGGGGGAACTGGTGGACAAGATGAGCGAGATCATCTGGGCGATGAACTCCTCGAACGACTCGCTGGCCAACCTGATCGCGTACATGCGGAGCTTCGCTGCCGACTTCCTGGAGCACGCCCATATCGAGCATCACTTCATCATTCCCGACAATATCCCCAACGTCAAGCTCAGCGGCGGCACCCGCCGGCATATTTACCTGGCCGTAAAGGAGTCGCTCCACAACGTTGTGAAGCATTCCAAAGCCACCGAAGTGATCATCGAGGTAAAAGTTTTCAAGAATATGACCATCATGATCAAGGACAACGGGAAGGGCTTCGACCCCGAAAAGGTGCGCCTGTTCGGCAACGGGCTCAAGAACATCGAGAAGCGGATGCAGCAGGTAGGCGGTCAGGCGGACATCATCTCACAAAACGGCACAACAGTTTTCTTAGATATACCATTAAATTAA
- a CDS encoding response regulator, which produces MDIISVAIVEDNHDIRSAMELLINGSEGYACIGAFNNAEMALEKVPQLLPNVVLMDFNLPGINGIECIARLKAEYPDMQFMMLTVYEDDDKIFMALEAGASGYILKKTSPGDLLDAIRELHDGGSPMSSQIARRVVAYFQKQARPNPALEALTSREKEILDQLSKGFLYKEIAGNLFISIETVRRHVHNIYEKLHVRSRTDAVNKYFNR; this is translated from the coding sequence ATGGATATCATCTCTGTAGCTATTGTTGAAGACAATCATGATATCCGGTCGGCCATGGAACTGCTGATTAATGGCTCAGAAGGGTATGCATGCATTGGCGCTTTCAACAATGCGGAAATGGCCCTGGAAAAGGTTCCACAATTGTTACCCAATGTAGTGTTGATGGATTTTAATTTGCCGGGAATTAACGGAATTGAATGTATAGCACGTTTGAAAGCCGAATACCCCGACATGCAATTCATGATGCTGACGGTTTATGAAGACGACGACAAGATCTTCATGGCCCTCGAAGCCGGCGCCAGCGGCTATATCCTGAAGAAAACCTCCCCCGGCGATTTGCTGGATGCCATCCGTGAGCTGCACGATGGCGGTTCCCCGATGAGCTCGCAGATAGCCAGAAGGGTGGTGGCCTACTTCCAGAAACAGGCCCGGCCCAACCCCGCGCTCGAAGCGCTCACTTCCCGCGAAAAAGAAATTCTCGACCAGTTGTCCAAAGGTTTCCTGTACAAGGAAATTGCGGGTAACCTCTTTATCAGCATAGAAACGGTGCGCAGGCATGTGCACAACATCTATGAAAAACTGCACGTGCGCAGCCGCACGGATGCGGTCAACAAATACTTCAACCGCTAG